The Miscanthus floridulus cultivar M001 unplaced genomic scaffold, ASM1932011v1 fs_342_1_2, whole genome shotgun sequence DNA window AAGAAAGAATGTAGTTTTAGACTTCGAAATTTGTCCCCAAGGGAGTGCAATGGTAGAAGTTTTAGACTTCGAAATTTGTCCCCAAGAGAGTGCAATGGTAGATATAGACAAGTTTGGGACCCACTCAAAAAAGAAAATCCATGGTGTCGGCCCTGCCTCCCCTATATGTAGATCATTCTCGTCTGCTCACACCTCCCGTAAAAGCACAATATCTTGGACGCCGTGAAACTCCTAAGCTAAGCACGCAAGTAAGAGAAAGAAAAGCAAGGGCATGTGCATAATTTTACATGCTCAGTGATCTGTCCTTGAAAAGCTAGAGCTGCTACTTAAGAAATATTTTTTGCTCTTTAATGCTCCTTGTTTTGTGTAAGATTAAAACAGCATGACAAATACGTATATATTACGAAACAGAGGGAGAAGACTTTAACTTTAACCATTGCTGCAAAACTGGGTCGTGCACCCAATTTTTGAAAGCTGAATGATTTTTGTTTCGCGTGAAATCTGAATGCCAGAATGGCGAAACTGATGAACTGCATCCTTCCTCAGACTCAATTTGCAGATTTGGCCCAGCTGCTGCCCAAGGTGGCCACCGACGACAGGACGGTGATCATCACGTCGGTGAACGAAGCGTTCGCGCGTCCAAACTCGCTGCTCGGCCTCTTCCGCGAGAGCTTCCAGGTCGGTGAAGGGATCGACCACCTCCTGAACAATgtcctcgtcgtcgccgtcgacgCCAAGGCGTTCAGCTACTGCAAGGCCGTGCACCCACACTGCTACCTCCTGGAGGTGAAGACCATGGACCTCAGCTCCGCCAACAACTACATGACCGAGGCCTACGTTGAGCTCGTCTGGACCAAGCTCTCTCTGCAGCAGCGCGTCCTCGAGCTCGGCTACAACTTCCTCTTCACGGTACGCGTCGGCACCAATCATCATTGAATAATCCGAAGTTTCCTCCTGATCTGGGCTGacgacggcggcgattgtccaagATGTGCCGTGCAGGACGTGGACATCGTGTGGTTCCGCAACCCGTTCCGGCACATCAGCGCGTTCGCGGACATGACGACGTCGAGCGACGTGTTCTCCGGCGACGCTGACAGCCTGGACAACTGGCCCAACACGGGGTTCTTCTACGTGAAGGCGACGAACCGGACGGTGGAGATGCTgcggcggtggcgcgcggcgcgggcgcggtTCCCGCCGAACCACGAGCAGGCCATCTTCAACGAGATCAAGCACGAGCTCGCCCGCGACCTGGGCGTGCGCGTCCGGTTCCTCGACACGGCGCGCTTCGGCGGCTTCTGCCGGATCTTCCACATCGACATGGGCGCGGCGTGCACCATGCACGCCAACTGCTGCTCCGGGCTCGCTAACAAGCTGCACGACCTAAGGGACGTGCTCGGCCAGTGGAAGAACTACACGGGCATGACGCCGCAGGAGAAGAAGAGCCAGAAGTTCACATGGAAGGATCCGGCCAAGTGTGGGACTCCGGACAAAAGGGACACATGAATCCGAGAAATGCACTGCAACAGTATCAATTGTACAAGCAGGGACCAGCTGGTTAGGTTTTTAATGTTGGGACGTGTCCACTaaagtttttttttagaaaagagaatatatttaatattttagcTTCTGCATCGACCAATGCATATAGCTATTCCTTATTACAAACATGAGCCATGGAATCTCAAATACAAAGTTTTGAGCCATAGTGAATAAAAATATCATTTCCAAATTCCACATCTATAAAGCAATTTTATTGCTGAATCTCTAACCGTGTCTTGCAAACACCTCCATCTCGGTTGTCTCAATATTTCTACATCCCATCTTCATCGTCTGGCGATCCTCTTCCTTTATAACAGGGACCAAGACCTAGTCCAGTAGGTCCCCTCCGAAGATAGCCTGCAAGTAAGATGGTGTTAGGATCTTGTCAAACACTATATCATTCCGAATTAGCCATAGCGCCCAACAAATTACATTTGCACCCACAAGAATCTAAGATTTTAGTTTCCTATTTATCCCTTCCAACCAACATGTAAACAAATTATGTACGCTAGTTGGAGGTATTAAATTAAAGGAAACATGAACAATTCTCCACATGAATTTAGCAAAATGACAGTTAAAGAGTAAATGTTGTATAGACTCATCTGAAGAACAAAAACAAAACTTTCTATCTCCTTGCCACTACGGCCGTGCTAAATTATCCTTTGCTAAGACTACTCCCTTGTATAAATACCACGTAAAGACTTTGATTTTGAGAGGTAGTTTCAGTCTCTAGATTAATGTGTAATATGGTATAGCTTCTACTACTAATAAGGCTCTGTACATAGATTTGACCGAAAACAACCCATTTTGATGTACCTTCCACACAAAGCGGTCCCTCTGGCCACTCAAGTTTAAGTTCTCAACTTGACATAAGTGCTcatactttttaaaaaaaattagagtTCATCAGCGTTATTCTTGTGTTTTTTTAAATGTATTTGATTCCCTACGAAcgccactacgtgaaaaacgctttgtaggggcggccgtagATCGTTTGTAGAGGCAGCTCAGCCACCCGCctcctaccataccgtctctacaaatcatatatttatagggacggttcccagaccgcccctacaaatcgatttgtaggggcggttggtactgtagccgtccctacaaatcgatttgtaggggtggctgataacaccagccgtcctctgcaaatcgatttataggggcggctacagtaccagccgcctctacagtacatttttccgctaaaaaaattcaaatttacaatttaaatttgaccagaacatatatataatttaaatctgaccagaacatatataattcaaatcaggCATACTGACAATCTACAAGTGCCGTCACAGCTTGTTATATAATTCAAATCAGGTATACTATAATAATAACCTCAAAAAGCGTGTGAGTAATTTTTATTTTTCCAAGTGAAATTGAGTTCTAACGCTGTAACTGAAGGCCTGATGACACCAGCCGGCAACCGTCGATGCCAtgtctgatgtcttgtactcctAGCGTCTACCAACTGAACCATGGCAGCATCCTCCGGCCGGCTACAGAGTGCCGA harbors:
- the LOC136531412 gene encoding uncharacterized protein At4g15970-like; its protein translation is MAKLMNCILPQTQFADLAQLLPKVATDDRTVIITSVNEAFARPNSLLGLFRESFQVGEGIDHLLNNVLVVAVDAKAFSYCKAVHPHCYLLEVKTMDLSSANNYMTEAYVELVWTKLSLQQRVLELGYNFLFTDVDIVWFRNPFRHISAFADMTTSSDVFSGDADSLDNWPNTGFFYVKATNRTVEMLRRWRAARARFPPNHEQAIFNEIKHELARDLGVRVRFLDTARFGGFCRIFHIDMGAACTMHANCCSGLANKLHDLRDVLGQWKNYTGMTPQEKKSQKFTWKDPAKCGTPDKRDT